In Bradyrhizobium sp. 1(2017), one DNA window encodes the following:
- a CDS encoding alpha/beta fold hydrolase, with product MPFLSHGSYQIRYELDGPTGAPAYVLVNGLTQYSELWAAYRQALLARGFRVATFDLLGQGGSDKPTLFISQDDQVAVLRRLIDKLGDGPVFLSGISFGGLIALRYAIEHGERLSGLVPMSCFAELSPQLLLLGSALRTGLILGGTGYLQDLLLPMNLSDEWLKPLLDKLDRVKRQGWLVNDVYALQNLMDSFLDFQPLTPHLSAITAPTMILNGEFDFLTPRHLHETLRVEIRNSSLVIIPRAYHAFTLEKGALTADLLARFADDVLAGRWRGNQAVWVAPDEPGGELTLFPDGYDHLRAIPHKRTPA from the coding sequence ATGCCTTTCCTCAGCCACGGCTCATATCAGATCCGCTATGAGCTCGACGGGCCGACGGGCGCGCCAGCCTATGTGCTGGTAAACGGACTGACACAATATTCGGAGCTTTGGGCCGCCTATCGCCAAGCGCTGCTGGCGCGAGGCTTTCGCGTCGCGACCTTCGATCTGCTGGGACAAGGCGGCTCCGATAAGCCGACCCTGTTCATCAGCCAGGACGACCAGGTCGCCGTGCTGCGCCGTTTGATCGACAAGCTCGGCGACGGCCCGGTCTTCCTGAGCGGTATCAGCTTCGGCGGCCTGATTGCCCTCCGCTATGCCATCGAGCATGGCGAGCGGCTGTCCGGACTGGTACCGATGAGCTGCTTCGCCGAGCTTTCGCCGCAGCTTCTGCTTCTCGGGAGCGCCCTGCGGACCGGCCTGATCCTGGGGGGAACGGGCTACCTGCAGGATTTGCTGCTGCCGATGAACCTGTCGGATGAATGGCTGAAGCCGCTGCTCGACAAGCTCGACAGGGTCAAACGTCAGGGCTGGCTGGTCAACGACGTCTACGCGCTCCAGAACCTGATGGATTCCTTCCTCGACTTCCAGCCGCTCACGCCACACCTGTCGGCGATCACGGCTCCGACCATGATCCTCAATGGCGAGTTCGACTTCCTGACGCCGCGGCATCTTCACGAGACCCTGCGCGTCGAGATCCGCAACAGCTCGCTGGTGATCATTCCCAGGGCGTATCACGCCTTCACGCTGGAGAAAGGCGCGCTGACGGCCGATCTGCTCGCGCGCTTTGCCGACGACGTGCTGGCCGGCCGCTGGCGGGGCAATCAGGCCGTCTGGGTGGCGCCGGACGAGCCCGGCGGCGAGCTCACGCTGTTTCCCGACGGCTACGACCATCTGCGCGCCATTCCCCACAAGAGGACGCCGGCATGA
- a CDS encoding CoA transferase subunit A encodes MKAVSVEEAVAMIPAGASVMVGGFMGVGTPERLLDEVVRQKKTGLTLISNDAATPGKGVGKLFDHALVSKLTATHIGLNPKAQQQMLANQIGVDLVPQGTFVERIRAGGCGLGGVLTPTGVGTLVAEGKRQIEIDGKPFLLETALRAQFALVHAFLADYIGNLAYALTSRNFNPVMAMAADTVIVTAENIVPVGVIAPDHVVTPAPLVDYLITNG; translated from the coding sequence ATGAAGGCCGTTTCCGTCGAAGAAGCCGTTGCGATGATTCCGGCGGGCGCCAGCGTCATGGTTGGCGGCTTCATGGGTGTCGGGACGCCGGAGCGTCTGCTCGATGAAGTCGTGCGCCAGAAGAAGACAGGGCTGACCCTGATCTCCAACGACGCAGCGACGCCCGGAAAGGGCGTCGGGAAGCTGTTCGATCATGCCTTGGTGTCAAAGCTGACCGCAACGCATATCGGCCTCAATCCGAAGGCGCAGCAGCAGATGCTGGCGAACCAGATCGGCGTCGATCTCGTTCCGCAAGGCACCTTCGTCGAGCGCATCCGCGCCGGCGGATGCGGGCTCGGCGGCGTGCTGACGCCCACGGGCGTCGGGACCCTGGTCGCCGAAGGCAAGCGTCAGATCGAGATCGACGGCAAGCCATTCCTGCTGGAAACGGCGCTGCGCGCCCAGTTCGCCCTCGTCCACGCCTTCCTCGCCGACTATATCGGCAACCTCGCCTACGCACTCACCTCTCGCAATTTCAATCCGGTCATGGCGATGGCGGCCGACACCGTCATCGTGACGGCCGAAAACATCGTTCCCGTAGGCGTGATTGCGCCCGATCACGTCGTCACCCCCGCTCCGCTCGTCGACTATCTCATCACCAACGGGTGA
- a CDS encoding 3-oxoacid CoA-transferase subunit B, with amino-acid sequence MDPQTIIARRVAKELKSGNLVNLGIGIPTLVANYVPADLKVFFQSENGLIGTGPIPEQGMAHPTLTDAGGRPISALPGASTFDSAMSFGLIRGGHVDVTVLGGLQVDAHGHLANWMIPGKMVPGMGGAMDLVTGAKRVIIAMQHAAKGKSKIVAKCSLPLTSARPVDLVVTDMAVIGFPGGRATLMETAPGISVGEVMAVTEAELAIPDSVQEMRL; translated from the coding sequence ATGGATCCCCAGACCATCATCGCCCGACGCGTCGCCAAGGAGCTGAAGAGCGGCAATCTCGTCAATCTCGGCATCGGCATTCCCACCCTGGTCGCGAACTACGTGCCGGCGGATCTGAAGGTGTTTTTCCAGTCAGAGAACGGGCTGATCGGCACGGGGCCGATCCCCGAGCAGGGCATGGCGCATCCGACGCTCACCGACGCCGGCGGACGTCCCATCAGCGCGCTGCCCGGCGCCTCGACCTTCGACAGCGCGATGTCCTTCGGACTGATCCGCGGCGGTCATGTCGATGTCACGGTGCTCGGCGGCCTGCAAGTCGACGCGCATGGCCATCTCGCCAACTGGATGATCCCCGGCAAGATGGTGCCGGGCATGGGCGGCGCCATGGACCTCGTCACCGGCGCCAAGCGCGTCATCATCGCCATGCAGCACGCGGCCAAGGGCAAGTCGAAGATCGTGGCGAAATGCTCGCTGCCGTTGACCTCGGCGCGGCCCGTCGACCTTGTCGTGACCGACATGGCCGTGATCGGCTTCCCCGGTGGCAGGGCGACCCTCATGGAAACGGCGCCCGGCATCAGCGTCGGCGAGGTCATGGCTGTCACCGAGGCCGAGCTGGCCATTCCCGACAGCGTCCAGGAAATGAGACTTTGA
- a CDS encoding MaoC family dehydratase produces MRIFSDFSEIKSAIGTEIGASDWIEITQARINQFAEATCDEQWIHVDQERAGKEMPGGKTIAHGLLSLALAPLFIRLVIGLKGLRNTLNYGADRIRYLAPVPAGARLRGRVTVAEAEDVPPDGLRANYHLVIEIEGGKKPACIAELIALHYR; encoded by the coding sequence ATGCGCATATTTAGCGACTTCAGCGAGATCAAATCCGCCATCGGCACCGAGATCGGCGCCAGCGACTGGATCGAGATCACCCAGGCGCGCATCAACCAGTTCGCCGAAGCGACCTGCGACGAGCAATGGATCCATGTCGACCAGGAGCGCGCCGGCAAGGAGATGCCCGGCGGCAAAACCATCGCCCATGGCCTGCTGTCACTTGCTCTGGCGCCGCTGTTCATCCGCTTGGTCATCGGCCTGAAGGGCCTGCGCAACACGCTGAACTACGGCGCGGACCGGATCAGGTACCTCGCCCCGGTGCCGGCGGGCGCAAGACTGCGCGGACGCGTCACGGTCGCCGAAGCCGAGGACGTACCGCCGGACGGATTGCGCGCCAACTATCATCTCGTGATCGAGATCGAGGGCGGCAAGAAGCCCGCCTGTATCGCCGAGTTGATCGCCCTGCACTATCGCTGA
- the fabI gene encoding enoyl-ACP reductase FabI, translating to MIPVFPDSKVALKGKKGLVVGIANDQSIAWGCARAFRALGADLAVTYLNDRAKKHVEPLAQALEAPIFMPLDVMVEGQTEAVFERIKSEWGQLDFLLHSIAFSPKEALHGRVVDVGRDGFLKTMDVSCWSFLRMAHLAEPLMKNGGTMFTMTYYGSQMVVENYNIMGVAKAALEASVRYAAAELGPKGIRVHAISPGPLATRAASGIPEFDELMDKAQSKAPSRSLVSIDDVGNATAFLALDGAKLITGGVLYIDGGYHIID from the coding sequence ATGATCCCAGTATTTCCGGACAGCAAGGTCGCCCTCAAGGGCAAGAAGGGCCTGGTGGTCGGTATCGCCAACGACCAATCGATCGCATGGGGTTGCGCCAGGGCGTTCCGCGCGCTCGGCGCCGATCTCGCCGTCACCTATCTCAACGACCGAGCGAAGAAACACGTCGAGCCGCTGGCGCAGGCGCTGGAAGCGCCGATCTTCATGCCGCTCGACGTCATGGTCGAAGGCCAGACCGAAGCCGTGTTCGAGCGCATCAAGTCGGAATGGGGACAGCTCGATTTCCTGCTGCATTCCATCGCCTTTTCGCCCAAGGAAGCACTGCACGGCCGCGTCGTCGACGTCGGCCGCGACGGCTTCCTGAAGACGATGGACGTCTCCTGCTGGTCGTTCCTGCGGATGGCGCATCTTGCCGAACCCCTGATGAAGAACGGCGGCACGATGTTCACGATGACCTATTACGGCAGCCAGATGGTGGTGGAGAACTACAACATCATGGGTGTGGCGAAGGCCGCGCTCGAGGCCTCGGTTCGCTATGCCGCCGCCGAACTGGGCCCGAAAGGCATCCGTGTGCACGCGATCTCGCCGGGGCCGCTTGCGACCCGCGCCGCGTCGGGGATTCCTGAATTCGACGAACTCATGGACAAGGCGCAGTCCAAGGCGCCGTCGCGCAGTCTGGTCAGCATCGACGATGTCGGCAACGCGACCGCCTTTCTCGCACTCGACGGCGCCAAGCTGATCACCGGCGGTGTGCTTTATATCGATGGCGGATATCACATCATCGATTGA
- a CDS encoding acetate/propionate family kinase yields MDTILVVNAGSSSVKFQVFAVEGEGRLRRMIKGQVDGIGSRPRLRANGAGGDAMADRAYPIEAIPDVPAAMNVAGDWLRSEVRVNPLAVGHRVVHGGPDYERPVLVDHGVVSRLERFVALAPLHQPHNLAPIRSILANFPTVPQVACFDTAFHRRHGPLADRYAIPHQLHAEGVRRYGFHGLSYEYISRSLPQIAPDIAKLRVIVAHLGSGASMCAMKGGLSVESTMGFTALDGLPMGTRPGQLDPGVVLYLISEKGMSAAKVQDFLYRDCGLKGLSGVSNDMRELEASTDPQAKLAVDYFTYRIGLNAGMLAAALQGLDAFVFTAGIGENSSGIRARVAEQLGWLGVALDAAENARHSRLISAKSSRIPVYVIPTDEELMIAQHTLSLLMNGHSPNPRSERVS; encoded by the coding sequence ATGGATACCATCCTCGTCGTCAACGCCGGCTCCTCGAGCGTCAAGTTCCAGGTGTTTGCCGTCGAGGGCGAGGGCCGGCTTCGTCGGATGATCAAGGGCCAGGTGGACGGTATCGGCAGTCGTCCGCGGCTGCGCGCGAACGGCGCTGGTGGCGATGCCATGGCCGACCGGGCCTATCCGATCGAGGCGATTCCTGACGTTCCAGCGGCCATGAACGTGGCAGGCGACTGGCTGCGGAGCGAGGTTCGTGTCAATCCTCTCGCCGTTGGGCACCGTGTGGTCCACGGTGGCCCGGACTATGAGCGGCCGGTTCTGGTCGATCATGGGGTGGTGTCGCGGCTGGAGCGGTTCGTCGCGCTGGCGCCATTGCACCAGCCGCACAATCTCGCTCCGATCCGTTCGATCCTTGCCAACTTCCCGACGGTGCCACAGGTTGCATGCTTCGACACTGCATTTCACCGCAGGCATGGCCCGTTGGCCGATCGTTACGCCATCCCGCACCAGCTCCACGCCGAAGGCGTGCGGCGCTACGGCTTCCACGGGCTCTCTTATGAATACATCTCCAGGAGCCTGCCGCAGATCGCGCCTGATATCGCGAAGCTCCGGGTGATCGTCGCCCATCTCGGCAGCGGTGCGTCGATGTGCGCCATGAAGGGCGGGCTCAGCGTCGAGAGCACGATGGGATTCACCGCGCTCGACGGGCTGCCGATGGGCACACGTCCCGGCCAGCTCGATCCGGGCGTCGTGCTGTACCTGATATCGGAAAAGGGCATGTCAGCCGCAAAGGTGCAGGATTTCCTTTATCGCGACTGCGGCTTGAAAGGTCTCTCCGGCGTCAGCAACGACATGCGCGAGCTCGAGGCGAGCACCGATCCGCAAGCGAAGCTCGCGGTCGATTACTTCACCTATCGCATCGGTCTCAACGCCGGCATGCTCGCCGCTGCGCTTCAGGGCCTCGATGCCTTCGTCTTCACGGCCGGCATCGGCGAAAACTCGAGCGGCATCCGTGCTCGTGTGGCAGAGCAGCTCGGCTGGCTCGGCGTGGCACTCGATGCCGCCGAGAACGCCCGCCATTCGCGCCTGATATCGGCGAAGTCCAGCCGCATTCCCGTCTATGTCATACCGACGGATGAGGAATTGATGATTGCGCAGCATACTCTGTCGCTGCTGATGAATGGCCATTCTCCCAATCCCAGAAGTGAGAGGGTGTCATGA
- a CDS encoding phosphate acetyltransferase, whose amino-acid sequence MTDAQSGSKYDRLIAAAKAAPPTPTVVVHPCDETSLRGAVDSASAGIIRPILVGPERKIKDTAARFDLDVSGFEIVDAAHSDDAAAKGVELIHAARGELLMKGSLHTDELMRAVTAKVGGLRTDRRISHVFVMDVPAYAETIFVTDAAINIFPDLDAKRDIIQNAIDFFNQAGFGQTPRVAILSAVETVTSKIPSTIEAAALCKMADRGQITGGLLDGPLAFDNAIDPEAARIKGITSEVAGRAQILMVPDLESGNMLAKNLAYFAKADGAGIVLGARVPVVLTSRADSPRARMASCAVAALYAYARRQKAPTVAA is encoded by the coding sequence ATGACCGACGCCCAATCCGGCAGCAAGTATGATCGCTTGATAGCCGCGGCGAAGGCCGCGCCGCCGACGCCAACCGTGGTCGTGCACCCCTGTGACGAGACCTCGCTGCGCGGCGCCGTCGACAGCGCGAGCGCCGGCATCATCCGGCCGATCCTGGTTGGACCGGAGCGGAAGATCAAAGATACCGCCGCCAGATTCGATCTCGACGTTTCCGGCTTCGAGATCGTCGATGCCGCTCATAGCGATGACGCCGCAGCCAAGGGCGTCGAGCTGATCCATGCCGCGCGGGGTGAGCTGCTGATGAAGGGCAGCCTGCATACCGACGAGCTGATGCGAGCGGTTACGGCCAAGGTCGGCGGCCTGCGGACCGACCGGCGCATCAGCCATGTCTTCGTCATGGACGTACCGGCCTATGCCGAGACCATCTTCGTGACGGATGCCGCCATCAACATCTTCCCCGATCTCGACGCCAAGCGCGACATCATCCAGAACGCGATCGATTTCTTCAACCAAGCGGGCTTCGGCCAGACGCCGCGGGTTGCAATCCTGTCGGCGGTCGAGACCGTGACGTCGAAAATCCCCTCGACGATCGAGGCGGCAGCGCTCTGCAAGATGGCCGATCGCGGCCAGATCACCGGCGGTTTGCTCGATGGTCCGTTGGCCTTCGACAATGCCATTGACCCCGAGGCTGCGCGGATCAAGGGCATCACGTCCGAAGTTGCCGGCAGGGCCCAGATCCTCATGGTTCCAGACCTGGAGTCAGGCAACATGCTCGCCAAGAACCTCGCCTATTTCGCCAAAGCGGACGGCGCCGGCATCGTGCTCGGCGCCCGGGTGCCCGTCGTCCTGACCTCCCGCGCGGATTCCCCGCGGGCACGGATGGCCTCCTGTGCGGTGGCTGCGCTCTACGCTTATGCGAGGCGCCAGAAGGCGCCGACAGTCGCGGCTTGA
- a CDS encoding DUF3141 domain-containing protein gives MAIENLKLPDGPLSGLVASAVEYMVDAGQRSVLFLDIMRQRGDQYREHVAQTAPHVLQYTAELITDGRKFDEPVNYALVRIVPPKDIEIDMSRRPFVVVDPRAGHGPGIGGFKADSEIGVAMKAGHPCYFIGFLPEPVPGQTIERIARAEAKFIETVIDRHPEADGKPCVIGNCQAGWAVMILASLRPELFGPLIIAGAPLAYWAGVHGKYPMRYSGGLLGGSWLTALTSDLGAGKFDGAWLVQNFENQNPSNTLWTKQYNVYSKVDTEAERYLDFERWWGGHVNLNAEEIQFIVDELFIGNNLAAGRIEMSDGQTVDLRNIRSPIVVFCSKGDNVTPPQQALDWILDCYSSVDEIRAYGQTIVYTVHDSIGHLGIFVSGGVAKKEHAEFSSNIDLIDVLPPGLYEATFEARGNETLNADLAAGQWVMRCEARTLDDIRAMGGNSPEDERRFAAAKRVSELNLAAYQKFLRPVVKGMVTPQLAEWARNMHPLRLQYEVFSSQNPWMSTVKAVADRVEDNRKPVSKDNPFLAFQEQMSKQIVHALDSWRDAQEALSETVFLNVYGSPLLQAAVGIDPAAAPSRRREMSAEHQAMLARRIAELKSRIEEGGLREAAIRALLYVGSARGMVDERSIEALRRVRRDHAGPRMTLADFKMLVREQFFMLLLDRGASLAAIPKLLPEDMSQRRAAFTAIREVLSASEDLTGERARRLREVAELFGLEGEGEWTSNVAPFDPKARAS, from the coding sequence ATGGCCATTGAAAATCTGAAACTGCCCGATGGCCCGCTCTCCGGGCTGGTCGCTTCGGCCGTGGAATACATGGTCGATGCGGGACAGCGCAGCGTCCTCTTTTTGGACATCATGCGCCAGCGCGGCGACCAGTATCGCGAGCATGTCGCGCAAACCGCGCCGCATGTCCTGCAATATACAGCTGAATTGATCACGGATGGCCGGAAGTTCGATGAGCCGGTCAACTATGCGCTGGTGCGCATCGTTCCGCCCAAGGACATCGAAATCGACATGAGCCGGCGGCCATTCGTCGTGGTCGATCCGCGCGCCGGCCACGGTCCTGGAATCGGCGGCTTCAAGGCGGACAGCGAGATTGGCGTCGCGATGAAGGCGGGGCATCCCTGCTACTTCATCGGGTTCCTGCCCGAGCCCGTGCCCGGCCAGACCATCGAGCGCATCGCGCGGGCGGAAGCGAAATTCATCGAGACCGTCATCGACCGCCATCCCGAAGCGGACGGCAAGCCCTGCGTGATCGGCAATTGCCAGGCCGGCTGGGCCGTCATGATTCTGGCATCGTTGCGACCTGAGCTATTCGGCCCCCTTATCATCGCCGGCGCGCCGCTCGCCTATTGGGCAGGCGTGCACGGCAAATACCCGATGCGTTATTCCGGTGGCCTGTTGGGTGGAAGCTGGCTCACGGCGCTCACCAGTGATCTCGGCGCCGGCAAGTTCGACGGTGCCTGGCTGGTGCAGAATTTCGAGAACCAGAACCCCTCGAATACGCTCTGGACCAAGCAGTACAACGTCTATTCCAAGGTCGATACCGAGGCTGAACGCTACCTCGACTTCGAGCGCTGGTGGGGCGGGCACGTCAACCTCAATGCCGAAGAGATCCAGTTCATCGTCGATGAGCTGTTCATCGGCAATAATCTTGCCGCGGGCCGGATCGAGATGTCGGACGGGCAGACAGTCGATCTGCGCAACATCCGTTCGCCGATCGTCGTGTTCTGCTCCAAGGGTGACAACGTCACCCCGCCGCAGCAGGCGCTAGACTGGATTCTAGACTGCTATTCCAGCGTCGACGAGATCAGGGCTTACGGCCAAACCATCGTGTATACCGTTCATGACAGCATCGGCCATCTCGGCATCTTCGTGTCCGGCGGTGTGGCCAAGAAGGAGCACGCGGAATTCTCCAGCAATATTGACCTTATCGACGTGCTGCCGCCCGGGCTCTATGAGGCCACTTTCGAGGCCCGCGGTAACGAGACGCTCAACGCCGATCTGGCGGCTGGGCAATGGGTGATGCGTTGCGAAGCTCGGACGCTGGACGACATCCGGGCAATGGGCGGCAATTCTCCCGAGGATGAGCGGCGGTTTGCTGCCGCCAAGCGCGTCTCGGAGCTCAATCTCGCGGCCTATCAGAAATTCTTGCGGCCTGTCGTGAAGGGCATGGTGACGCCGCAACTCGCGGAATGGGCCCGCAACATGCACCCGCTGCGACTGCAATATGAAGTCTTCAGCAGCCAAAATCCCTGGATGTCCACGGTCAAGGCGGTTGCCGACCGGGTCGAGGACAATCGCAAGCCCGTATCGAAAGACAATCCGTTCCTGGCGTTCCAGGAGCAGATGTCCAAGCAGATCGTCCATGCGCTGGATAGCTGGCGTGATGCGCAGGAAGCGCTGAGTGAGACCGTGTTCCTGAACGTCTATGGCTCGCCGCTGCTTCAGGCCGCCGTAGGCATTGACCCCGCTGCGGCACCATCCCGCCGCCGCGAGATGTCGGCCGAGCATCAGGCCATGCTTGCCAGGCGGATTGCCGAGCTGAAGTCACGCATCGAGGAGGGCGGCCTGCGCGAGGCGGCGATCCGGGCGCTGCTCTATGTCGGCTCGGCGCGCGGCATGGTCGACGAGCGCAGCATCGAGGCGCTGCGGCGGGTTCGGCGCGACCATGCCGGCCCACGTATGACGCTCGCCGATTTCAAGATGCTGGTGCGCGAGCAATTCTTCATGCTGCTGCTCGATCGCGGTGCCTCGCTCGCGGCCATCCCCAAACTGCTGCCTGAAGACATGAGCCAGCGGCGCGCGGCCTTCACCGCGATCCGCGAGGTGCTGTCGGCGAGCGAAGACCTTACCGGCGAGCGCGCCAGACGTCTGCGGGAAGTTGCCGAGTTGTTCGGACTGGAGGGGGAAGGAGAGTGGACGTCGAACGTCGCCCCTTTCGACCCCAAAGCCAGAGCGTCGTGA
- a CDS encoding AI-2E family transporter: protein MKTLRQLFSTSDVVQLVIRLGLLALLILWTLVIIRPFVPILAWSAVLAVAFYPVFSWLAKCLGGRPRTAAVLLTVTMLGIVIGPAAWLGLSAVEGVRELAGQLGSGDLVLQAAPERIKDWPLVGPQLYDFWNQAYTNIRAAVREVAPYLKPIAGKMLSFAGSAGLGTLQFLMSVLVAGFLFPYGPQLVSAIRGFLFRIVPEQSEHFLELAGGTIRAVSQGVIGVAIIQALLAGIGFKLAVIPSAGLLAVIVLLLSIVQIGAAIVIIPVVIWIWMDKDVTTALLLTVYLVIVGVLDNILKPLVMGRGLSTPALVILIGVIGGTLAHGIIGLFIGPIILSVAWELAAAWIRIDRAAPPAQLVADR, encoded by the coding sequence GTGAAGACACTTCGCCAACTTTTTTCCACGAGTGACGTCGTTCAGCTCGTTATCCGGCTCGGCCTGCTTGCGCTGCTGATCCTGTGGACGCTCGTGATCATCCGTCCCTTCGTGCCAATCCTGGCCTGGAGCGCGGTGCTTGCGGTGGCGTTCTATCCGGTCTTCAGCTGGCTCGCGAAATGTCTGGGCGGCCGCCCGCGGACAGCGGCGGTGCTCCTCACCGTCACCATGCTTGGCATCGTCATCGGTCCGGCGGCCTGGCTCGGCCTCAGTGCGGTCGAGGGGGTCAGGGAGCTTGCCGGGCAACTCGGCAGCGGCGATCTCGTGCTGCAGGCGGCGCCGGAGCGGATCAAGGACTGGCCGCTGGTCGGGCCGCAGCTCTACGATTTCTGGAATCAGGCCTACACCAACATCCGCGCGGCCGTGCGCGAGGTTGCGCCATATCTGAAGCCGATTGCCGGCAAGATGCTGTCATTCGCGGGCAGCGCCGGCCTCGGCACGTTGCAATTCCTGATGTCGGTGCTGGTCGCCGGATTTCTCTTTCCATATGGTCCGCAGCTCGTCAGCGCAATCCGCGGCTTCCTGTTCCGCATCGTGCCGGAACAGAGCGAACATTTCCTCGAGCTGGCGGGCGGGACCATCCGGGCGGTCTCGCAAGGGGTCATCGGCGTCGCCATCATTCAGGCGCTGCTCGCCGGAATCGGATTCAAGCTGGCGGTCATCCCGAGCGCGGGGCTGCTCGCCGTCATCGTTCTGCTGCTGTCGATCGTGCAGATCGGTGCGGCGATCGTCATCATTCCGGTCGTCATCTGGATCTGGATGGACAAGGACGTCACGACGGCGCTGCTTCTGACTGTATATCTCGTCATCGTCGGTGTTCTCGACAACATCCTGAAGCCGCTGGTCATGGGACGGGGTCTCTCCACGCCGGCACTCGTCATCCTGATCGGAGTGATCGGCGGCACGCTCGCACATGGGATCATCGGGCTGTTCATCGGACCGATCATTCTCTCGGTCGCGTGGGAACTCGCAGCGGCCTGGATCCGGATCGACCGGGCCGCGCCGCCTGCGCAGCTTGTTGCTGACCGTTGA
- a CDS encoding GNAT family N-acetyltransferase, whose product MLDAASYTRNEQLRDGTGVEIRALRPDDEAAMLAALGEVGAESLQRRFFMLKRHFSEKERAFFVEVDFKNHVALVACVADAGRSTIVGGARYVAAGPGCAETAFMVIDAWQGRGIGGLLLRHLISLAREAGLKELTAEVLPNNAAMLRLFRRFGFERAERRDPHTVHMALTLT is encoded by the coding sequence ATGCTTGACGCAGCAAGTTACACGCGAAACGAACAGCTCCGCGACGGTACGGGCGTGGAGATCCGCGCGCTCCGGCCAGATGACGAGGCCGCCATGCTGGCCGCGCTCGGCGAGGTGGGCGCGGAGTCCCTCCAGCGCCGCTTCTTCATGCTGAAACGTCATTTCTCCGAAAAAGAGCGCGCCTTTTTCGTCGAAGTCGACTTCAAGAACCATGTGGCACTGGTCGCTTGCGTGGCGGATGCAGGTCGGAGCACCATCGTGGGCGGCGCGCGATATGTCGCAGCCGGTCCGGGCTGCGCCGAGACGGCCTTCATGGTGATCGACGCCTGGCAAGGACGCGGCATCGGCGGGCTGCTGCTGCGTCACCTGATCAGCCTCGCCCGCGAAGCCGGGCTGAAGGAATTGACCGCGGAGGTGCTGCCGAACAACGCTGCGATGCTCAGGCTTTTTCGCAGATTTGGGTTCGAGCGCGCAGAACGTCGCGATCCTCATACAGTTCATATGGCACTGACGCTGACCTGA